In a single window of the Terriglobus roseus genome:
- a CDS encoding SDR family oxidoreductase, producing the protein MSDSLLQGLTLEGKTALITGGTKGIGKAIADRLAYAGATVVITARTSPEGDQKHHLIVADMATTAGTAAVVKEVTEKFGGVDILVDNVGGLTAPGGGFSTLTDEHWEDELRLNLLTTVRLDRALLPGMIEKKSGVIIHISSVAGKLPLWEINMAYAVSKAALNSYSKALANEVASKGVRVLTVSPGGVATAPMIQFMEHLAASSGATPNEMYKTLSDRFGGVPMGRMAEPEEVASLVGFLVSPAAAYLTSANYMIDGGAISGV; encoded by the coding sequence ATGTCCGATTCGCTGCTGCAAGGCTTAACTCTGGAAGGGAAAACGGCTCTGATCACGGGAGGCACCAAGGGGATCGGAAAGGCGATCGCTGACCGTCTGGCGTACGCCGGGGCCACGGTAGTGATCACGGCTCGCACCAGCCCCGAAGGCGATCAAAAACATCACCTGATCGTGGCGGATATGGCAACTACCGCAGGCACTGCAGCCGTGGTGAAGGAAGTGACGGAGAAATTCGGCGGAGTCGATATTCTCGTTGACAATGTCGGCGGCCTGACCGCACCCGGAGGAGGGTTCAGTACCCTCACGGATGAGCACTGGGAAGATGAGCTGAGGTTGAACTTGCTAACCACGGTCCGTCTCGATCGCGCGTTGCTTCCGGGAATGATCGAGAAGAAGAGCGGTGTCATCATCCACATATCGAGCGTCGCGGGCAAGCTTCCGCTTTGGGAGATCAACATGGCGTACGCGGTGTCGAAGGCGGCGTTGAACTCTTACAGCAAGGCACTCGCGAATGAAGTAGCCAGCAAGGGTGTGCGCGTCCTCACTGTATCTCCAGGAGGTGTAGCAACGGCACCTATGATCCAGTTCATGGAGCACCTCGCCGCATCGTCTGGCGCAACGCCCAACGAGATGTACAAGACGCTGAGCGATCGATTCGGAGGCGTACCGATGGGCCGCATGGCGGAGCCGGAAGAGGTCGCCTCGCTTGTTGGCTTTCTTGTCTCCCCAGCCGCGGCTTATCTGACAAGTGCAAACTACATGATTGATGGCGGAGCCATCTCGGGGGTCTAG
- a CDS encoding MOSC domain-containing protein, producing the protein MAQTVTVQAVFTGQPKIISDERGTWTSSIFRERTEKPVSISLAGLAGDKVTQPYHGGPGAAICVHLADHYAFWNSRFSLNLEAGSVGENITLQNITEDQICVGDTVALGSALVQVSGPRVPCANLARRIGRSDWVKQTILENRTGFYLRVLEPGTVQAGDTWSLKRRINPNGSIPAINRCIYLHFDPAYAKSMLEMQGLEGWWKDQARQKLELREKHWTSSMKDGGS; encoded by the coding sequence ATGGCACAAACTGTAACCGTACAAGCAGTCTTCACCGGCCAGCCGAAAATAATCTCCGACGAGCGCGGCACCTGGACATCGTCCATCTTCCGCGAACGCACAGAGAAGCCTGTCTCTATTTCGCTTGCTGGCCTCGCCGGCGACAAGGTGACACAGCCTTACCACGGTGGCCCCGGCGCCGCCATCTGCGTTCATCTCGCAGACCACTACGCCTTCTGGAACTCACGCTTCTCACTCAACCTGGAAGCTGGCTCGGTAGGCGAAAACATCACCTTGCAGAACATCACCGAAGACCAGATCTGCGTGGGTGACACTGTAGCTCTCGGCTCTGCCCTCGTTCAGGTCAGCGGTCCCCGCGTACCCTGCGCAAACCTCGCCCGCCGCATAGGACGTTCCGACTGGGTCAAACAGACCATCCTCGAAAACCGCACGGGCTTCTATCTCAGAGTGCTGGAGCCAGGCACCGTGCAGGCAGGCGATACATGGTCGCTCAAGCGTCGCATTAACCCGAACGGGTCCATCCCGGCCATCAACCGCTGCATCTATCTCCACTTCGATCCGGCTTACGCCAAATCCATGCTGGAGATGCAGGGTCTCGAAGGATGGTGGAAAGACCAGGCACGGCAGAAACTCGAATTGCGAGAGAAGCACTGGACATCGTCAATGAAAGACGGCGGTAGCTAG
- a CDS encoding DHA2 family efflux MFS transporter permease subunit — protein sequence MAEAQWKPRVNPWLIAGTVALAAFMEVLDTSIANVALPHISGSLAASSDQGTWVLTSYLVANAIVLPLGGWASSVVGRKNFFLLCITLFTLSSFLCGIAPSLPLLLVFRVLQGFGGGGLQPMAQAIMADSFEPKKRGIAFSVYALVTVLAPSIGPTLGGWITDNYSWRWIFYINIPVGLLAFVLVTRLVDDPPWIKHDRANFFRVDYVGVGFLTLAMAGLQIALDKGEENDWFASNFIRTFAAMFVFSMIALIYWELRKAKNPIMNLRLFKFKNFAICCFLMLLVGGILNAGTVLQPQLLQQLLGYTATNAGMALTGGGLALLVAAPIAGILSDKFPARNIVATAFVFFTIAYWYVSTHINLDMSFGHNSLLRVIQVLPIPFCFIAITNAAYVGLPREASNQVSGLINFARNIGGSILIAISGAQVTNRTLFHEARLQNYMSYANQQYQQQLQSLGSFLGHNAGSAQGQYAAQATIYNQMNQQAAVMGYADVYRMLAWLTGGMFFLAFLLSKPKGGEKAPEGAAH from the coding sequence ATGGCAGAAGCACAGTGGAAACCGAGGGTAAACCCGTGGCTGATCGCGGGTACCGTGGCGCTCGCAGCGTTTATGGAGGTGCTGGATACGTCCATCGCCAATGTCGCGCTGCCGCACATTTCGGGCTCGCTTGCGGCCAGTTCCGACCAGGGCACGTGGGTGCTGACCAGCTACCTGGTGGCAAATGCCATTGTGTTACCGCTGGGCGGTTGGGCCTCCAGTGTCGTGGGTCGTAAAAACTTCTTCCTCTTGTGCATCACGCTTTTTACGCTCTCCAGCTTCCTGTGCGGCATCGCCCCGTCACTACCATTGTTGCTGGTGTTTCGAGTCCTGCAGGGATTCGGCGGGGGTGGCCTGCAGCCCATGGCACAAGCCATCATGGCGGATTCGTTTGAACCGAAGAAGCGCGGCATTGCGTTCAGCGTCTACGCGCTGGTGACGGTGCTTGCACCTTCGATCGGACCGACGCTCGGCGGCTGGATCACGGACAACTACTCGTGGCGGTGGATTTTTTACATCAACATCCCGGTTGGCCTTCTGGCATTTGTACTGGTGACGCGACTGGTGGATGATCCGCCGTGGATCAAGCACGATCGCGCGAACTTCTTCCGCGTAGACTATGTCGGTGTGGGCTTCCTGACGCTCGCTATGGCTGGTCTGCAGATTGCCCTGGATAAGGGCGAGGAGAATGACTGGTTCGCGTCAAACTTCATCCGCACATTTGCTGCAATGTTCGTCTTCAGCATGATCGCGCTGATCTATTGGGAGCTTCGCAAGGCGAAGAATCCCATCATGAATCTGCGGCTGTTCAAGTTCAAGAACTTCGCCATATGCTGCTTCCTAATGCTGCTGGTGGGCGGCATCCTGAACGCCGGAACTGTGTTGCAGCCCCAATTACTGCAGCAATTGCTCGGATATACGGCAACCAATGCCGGCATGGCGCTGACGGGTGGCGGCTTGGCTCTGCTGGTGGCAGCGCCGATTGCGGGCATCCTGTCGGATAAATTTCCCGCGCGGAATATCGTGGCGACGGCCTTTGTCTTCTTCACGATTGCTTACTGGTACGTTTCCACGCACATCAATCTCGACATGAGCTTCGGCCACAACTCGCTGCTACGCGTGATCCAGGTGCTGCCGATTCCGTTCTGCTTCATTGCAATCACCAATGCAGCGTATGTTGGTCTGCCCCGTGAGGCTTCGAACCAGGTGAGCGGCCTGATCAACTTTGCCCGCAACATTGGAGGGTCGATCCTGATCGCCATCAGCGGCGCGCAGGTGACGAATCGGACGCTCTTCCACGAGGCTCGTCTGCAGAACTACATGAGCTATGCAAACCAGCAGTACCAGCAGCAGCTTCAGTCGCTGGGCAGTTTCCTGGGGCACAACGCAGGCTCGGCCCAGGGGCAGTACGCGGCGCAGGCGACGATCTACAACCAGATGAACCAGCAGGCCGCAGTCATGGGCTATGCGGACGTCTACCGGATGCTGGCCTGGCTCACCGGCGGCATGTTCTTCCTGGCGTTCCTGCTCAGCAAGCCAAAGGGTGGCGAGAAAGCTCCCGAGGGTGCGGCTCACTAG
- the murI gene encoding glutamate racemase has translation MSERPVIGVFDSGFGGLTVLRELLKHLPGADFVYLGDTAHLPYGSKSQAMITRYTHAAIYELVSHGAQLVVIACNTASALALPSLQASAPVPLIGVIGPGAAAAAAIAPAGSTALVLATEATVSSHAYAEACAVAGLGAVEKACPLFVPLVEEGWIDGSITEQIAEVYLREALALSPELPSAIVLGCTHYPLLRPLLQRVVQGIAGDVPIVDSAEATARRTAQLMPEAVADTLVEPTIRFFATDSAAKFARLGPHFLGRAIEHVESVNLDG, from the coding sequence GTGAGTGAGCGGCCGGTCATCGGCGTCTTCGATTCAGGCTTTGGCGGCCTGACGGTTCTGCGTGAACTCCTGAAGCACCTGCCTGGTGCGGACTTTGTGTACCTGGGCGATACTGCCCATCTTCCGTACGGATCGAAGTCGCAGGCGATGATCACGCGCTATACCCATGCGGCGATTTATGAGCTGGTGAGCCACGGCGCACAGCTCGTGGTGATTGCGTGCAACACCGCGTCGGCGCTGGCGTTGCCGTCGCTGCAGGCGAGCGCGCCGGTGCCGCTGATCGGTGTGATCGGGCCGGGTGCAGCTGCGGCTGCGGCCATCGCGCCTGCGGGCAGCACCGCTCTGGTCTTGGCGACGGAGGCTACCGTGTCGTCGCACGCTTACGCTGAGGCCTGTGCGGTTGCGGGGCTGGGGGCGGTTGAGAAGGCCTGCCCGCTGTTTGTGCCGCTGGTGGAAGAGGGCTGGATCGACGGCAGCATTACGGAGCAGATTGCGGAGGTCTACCTGCGCGAGGCGCTTGCGTTGTCGCCGGAGCTTCCGTCAGCGATTGTGCTGGGGTGCACGCACTATCCGCTGCTGCGGCCGCTGTTGCAGCGCGTGGTGCAGGGCATTGCGGGGGACGTGCCGATCGTCGATTCGGCCGAAGCGACCGCTCGCCGGACGGCGCAGTTGATGCCGGAGGCGGTTGCGGATACGTTGGTTGAGCCGACGATTCGATTCTTCGCGACGGACTCTGCGGCAAAGTTTGCACGACTGGGGCCGCACTTCCTGGGACGCGCGATTGAGCATGTGGAGTCGGTCAATCTCGACGGCTAG
- a CDS encoding N-acetylmuramoyl-L-alanine amidase: MNRLLSPVFFVASVSAFAQQPMVLLDPARGGSETGGRVAERIEEKQVTLQMATRLASLLRARGFDVELTRDADTTVTNDARAALANTTHPIACVLLHASAMGTGVHLYTTSLQQVNPDPSQPALWDAAQAAYAERSRAMAGDLASAFGRSKLPVSSGTTWMRPLDNMQCPAVAVEVSPQKDGTGPDDPTYENKVAEVIAGSMLSWRGRVASMTPAPPPPVPKPVVDAAPKPSGVTSVPAARPAGSGAVAKPLTAPATPAMPAVPKPAVPRPVVPKPSAPVGTNQ; this comes from the coding sequence GTGAACCGCCTTCTTTCCCCCGTATTTTTTGTCGCCAGTGTAAGCGCCTTTGCGCAGCAGCCGATGGTCCTGCTGGACCCGGCGCGTGGCGGTTCCGAGACTGGAGGCCGCGTAGCGGAGCGCATCGAGGAGAAGCAGGTGACGCTGCAGATGGCGACCCGGCTGGCCTCGCTGTTGCGTGCGCGTGGCTTCGATGTGGAACTGACTCGCGATGCCGATACGACCGTGACCAACGATGCGCGCGCGGCGCTGGCGAACACAACACACCCCATTGCCTGCGTCCTGCTGCACGCATCGGCGATGGGAACCGGCGTTCATCTCTACACAACTTCGCTGCAGCAGGTAAATCCCGATCCATCGCAGCCCGCCCTATGGGATGCGGCTCAGGCTGCCTATGCGGAGCGTTCGCGCGCCATGGCAGGCGATCTGGCGTCGGCCTTCGGGCGCTCGAAGCTGCCTGTGTCGTCCGGGACGACGTGGATGCGTCCGCTGGACAATATGCAGTGTCCAGCCGTAGCCGTTGAAGTTTCACCGCAGAAGGATGGCACCGGTCCGGACGATCCCACCTATGAGAACAAGGTCGCCGAGGTCATCGCGGGATCGATGTTGTCCTGGCGGGGCAGAGTGGCCTCCATGACGCCCGCACCACCACCTCCTGTGCCGAAGCCCGTTGTGGACGCTGCGCCGAAACCTTCCGGGGTAACGTCTGTCCCGGCCGCCCGGCCCGCAGGGAGCGGTGCCGTCGCAAAGCCGTTGACGGCGCCTGCTACACCAGCTATGCCTGCCGTACCGAAACCTGCCGTTCCAAGGCCTGTTGTGCCGAAGCCATCGGCACCTGTGGGGACCAACCAGTGA
- a CDS encoding TetR/AcrR family transcriptional regulator, with the protein MARNVEFDEESAIRTAMEVFWEKGYKGASLRDLTDAMKINPSSLYNTIGDKHALFLRCVQRYTDDRKEYIAKHASSSRSPLKTIKIFIDDAVSNITTNPHSCMAIKAAFEVATDDIRVQAILKDDSDAMYRFLCLLLTSAMEKGEISADEDPEVLTDYLLSSYIGWHESFILNRDPIKIQRMARFLFKQLSR; encoded by the coding sequence ATGGCAAGGAACGTCGAATTCGATGAAGAAAGCGCGATCCGAACTGCCATGGAGGTGTTTTGGGAGAAGGGTTACAAAGGCGCTTCGCTTCGCGATTTGACCGATGCGATGAAGATCAACCCAAGCAGCTTATACAACACGATCGGGGATAAGCACGCACTCTTTCTTCGCTGCGTGCAGCGGTACACGGACGACCGCAAGGAATACATTGCGAAACATGCTTCGAGTTCCCGGTCGCCGTTGAAGACCATCAAAATCTTCATCGACGATGCAGTGTCAAATATCACGACTAACCCACATAGCTGCATGGCCATCAAGGCTGCTTTCGAAGTGGCAACCGACGACATCCGCGTCCAGGCCATCCTGAAGGATGACAGCGATGCCATGTATCGCTTCCTCTGCTTGCTCCTCACCAGCGCCATGGAAAAGGGTGAGATCAGCGCCGACGAAGATCCAGAAGTGCTGACCGACTACCTGCTAAGCAGCTATATCGGCTGGCACGAGTCATTCATCCTCAATCGAGATCCCATAAAGATCCAGCGGATGGCTCGATTTCTGTTCAAACAGCTCTCACGCTGA
- a CDS encoding VWA domain-containing protein, giving the protein MGTASPLRHRKGAFRRPLILLALVLALLGIPFAGAQENPLDNAHTPGKAVTPTVPAASAKEKTVDGRGPLRAGATIRVDANLVLVPMTVTDSQNRLVTGLERENFYVYENNLPQTIRTFSTDDAPITIGVIFDLSGSMNNKFARARRALSEFMRTSNPQDEFFVVAFNDRPNVVVDYTSNVDDVDARMVMLKPANRTALIDAVYLGLNKLKDAKHERKALLIISDGGDNRSRYTEGELRKAVRESDVQIYSIGIFDQSAATEEEKNGPALLTDICEETGGRLFHVTDIAELGDIAARISAELRNEYVVGYKPSDLRHDGNWRKLKVKLNPPAGLPQLSVHNRQGYYAPSD; this is encoded by the coding sequence ATGGGCACCGCATCGCCACTTCGTCACCGTAAAGGGGCCTTCCGCCGGCCGTTGATCCTGCTTGCGCTGGTGCTGGCCTTGCTTGGCATACCGTTCGCAGGTGCGCAGGAGAATCCGCTGGACAATGCGCATACCCCCGGCAAGGCCGTGACACCGACCGTGCCCGCAGCGAGCGCAAAAGAAAAGACAGTCGATGGCAGGGGACCGCTGCGTGCGGGCGCAACGATTCGCGTCGATGCCAACCTGGTGCTGGTGCCGATGACGGTTACGGATAGCCAGAACCGCCTGGTGACCGGGCTTGAGCGGGAGAACTTCTACGTCTACGAGAACAATCTGCCACAGACGATCCGGACTTTCTCCACGGACGATGCGCCCATCACCATCGGAGTGATCTTTGATCTGAGCGGCAGCATGAATAACAAGTTCGCCCGCGCCCGCCGCGCCCTGAGCGAGTTCATGCGTACGAGCAATCCGCAGGACGAGTTTTTTGTGGTGGCCTTCAATGACCGCCCCAACGTCGTAGTGGATTACACCAGCAACGTTGATGATGTGGACGCGCGCATGGTGATGCTGAAGCCTGCAAACCGGACGGCGCTGATTGACGCGGTCTACCTTGGGCTGAACAAGCTGAAAGATGCGAAACACGAACGCAAGGCGCTGCTGATCATCTCGGACGGCGGCGATAATCGCTCGCGTTACACCGAGGGAGAACTGCGGAAAGCTGTTCGTGAGAGCGATGTGCAGATCTATTCCATCGGCATCTTCGACCAGAGTGCAGCGACCGAGGAAGAGAAAAATGGCCCCGCGCTGCTGACCGATATCTGCGAGGAGACGGGCGGCCGGCTATTTCACGTCACCGACATTGCGGAGCTTGGAGACATTGCCGCGCGCATCTCTGCGGAGCTGCGTAATGAGTACGTCGTGGGCTACAAGCCCAGCGATCTGCGTCACGACGGCAACTGGCGTAAATTGAAGGTGAAACTGAACCCGCCTGCCGGCCTGCCGCAGCTTTCGGTTCACAATCGTCAGGGTTACTATGCACCTTCGGATTAG
- a CDS encoding GerMN domain-containing protein, producing the protein MISRYQRILFAILLGSSVLMAAFLIYMHKRNFADVKNADNTPIEAPVYSASEDVTLDLANDEDGTITPTTRSLALPQQPAVRARALLEHLLADYTLPRAKHPVGGGIAVDDVFLVSLPLGASVLNSGTLLTKDEDSDSLTHASGELALVNLRSSWVEAHPPGITSETLTIQSIVGTLHTNLPEITKVRFLVDGHPRATLAGNVELDRTYDADSTMTAPVGKPSE; encoded by the coding sequence GTGATCTCCAGATATCAGCGCATCCTGTTCGCCATACTGCTCGGCAGTTCCGTGCTCATGGCGGCGTTCCTCATCTACATGCACAAGCGCAACTTTGCAGATGTGAAAAACGCCGATAACACTCCGATCGAGGCGCCGGTCTACTCCGCCAGCGAGGATGTGACGCTGGATCTGGCGAACGATGAAGATGGCACCATCACGCCAACAACCCGGTCGCTGGCGTTGCCACAGCAGCCAGCCGTTCGTGCCCGCGCGTTGTTGGAGCATTTGCTGGCTGACTACACGTTGCCTCGTGCGAAACATCCGGTGGGTGGCGGCATCGCCGTCGATGATGTCTTCCTGGTGAGCCTTCCTCTTGGTGCGTCGGTGTTGAACTCCGGCACCTTGCTTACGAAGGACGAGGACTCCGACTCGTTGACGCATGCGAGCGGTGAACTTGCGCTGGTAAATCTTCGGTCCTCGTGGGTAGAGGCGCATCCGCCGGGCATTACGTCTGAGACACTCACGATCCAGTCCATCGTTGGTACGCTTCATACCAACCTGCCGGAGATCACGAAGGTCCGTTTCCTGGTGGACGGGCATCCACGTGCCACGCTTGCGGGCAACGTCGAGTTGGATCGCACCTACGATGCCGACAGTACGATGACGGCGCCAGTGGGCAAACCGAGTGAGTGA
- a CDS encoding C1 family peptidase: MSKAASTPKQSNGATTPAVHTIQKYGWVPDLPDQRDFLYAAPAPFQKKIPSSVDLSGKCPPVYDQGQLGSCTANAIAAAIEFDQKKRFVPSRLFIYYNERVMEGTVASDSGAQIRDGIKSVATQGAPPETDWPYEIGNFSLHPPAKAYSDAKKDMVSLYQRLIQDLNTMKGCLASGYPFVFGFTVYSSFESEKVAKTGIVPMPDSGEKSIGGHAVMAVGYDDATREFKVRNSWGPDWGLKGYFKIPYAYLTETNLASDFWTIRGVSQTTGVAR; encoded by the coding sequence ATGTCGAAGGCTGCGTCCACCCCAAAACAAAGCAACGGCGCCACGACGCCTGCGGTGCACACGATCCAGAAGTACGGCTGGGTTCCGGACCTTCCGGATCAGCGCGACTTCCTCTATGCAGCGCCGGCGCCATTTCAGAAGAAGATCCCGTCTTCCGTGGATCTCTCCGGCAAGTGCCCTCCGGTCTACGATCAGGGGCAACTGGGTAGCTGCACCGCGAATGCGATTGCAGCAGCGATCGAGTTCGATCAGAAGAAACGCTTTGTCCCCTCAAGACTCTTTATCTACTACAACGAGCGAGTGATGGAAGGTACAGTCGCGAGCGACTCTGGAGCGCAGATTCGTGATGGCATCAAGAGTGTCGCCACGCAAGGCGCACCGCCTGAGACGGATTGGCCCTACGAGATCGGCAACTTCAGCCTGCATCCACCAGCGAAAGCGTATTCGGATGCAAAGAAGGACATGGTCAGTCTCTACCAGAGGCTGATACAGGATCTCAACACGATGAAGGGCTGCCTGGCCTCAGGTTATCCGTTCGTCTTTGGATTCACGGTGTACTCGTCGTTTGAGAGTGAAAAGGTCGCGAAGACCGGCATAGTTCCTATGCCGGATTCCGGCGAGAAGTCCATCGGTGGGCACGCGGTGATGGCCGTCGGATATGACGACGCCACGCGTGAATTCAAGGTTCGGAACTCCTGGGGTCCAGACTGGGGTCTGAAGGGTTACTTCAAAATCCCCTACGCTTACTTAACGGAAACCAACCTCGCTTCCGACTTCTGGACAATTCGAGGCGTCTCGCAGACAACCGGCGTTGCAAGGTAG
- a CDS encoding VWA domain-containing protein → MHLRISRFTAPLLFTILASPFAVIARAQQSTPVAPSVTVDRDPVPSPDPDTGAPAPAAPDTAAPGAPNGASVQRSGNTYTLRTEVGEVRLNASVLDGNGRAVQTLPRDAFQVYEDGVPQTIASFRHEDLPVSLGILIDASGSMYDKRAAVGKASLDLVRLSNPQDEAFLVDFAFDPYIDADFTHDIKKLEQGLSFVKASGGTALYDAVVASADYLSRNAKQPKQVLLLITDGDDNASSSTLEETIRRVQELDGPTIYCVGLLFGPDEDKRESRHARRVLETLAEQTGGVAYFPRKLEEVDAIASQVASDIRQQYTISYSSTKPARLGGYRAVHVAVQGKGYNKLTVRTRSGYFPKGSAPVGAAPAAGFKQ, encoded by the coding sequence ATGCACCTTCGGATTAGCCGCTTCACCGCACCACTGTTGTTCACAATTCTGGCTAGTCCCTTCGCCGTCATTGCCCGCGCGCAACAGAGTACGCCCGTCGCGCCGTCGGTCACGGTCGATCGCGATCCTGTGCCTTCTCCCGATCCGGATACGGGGGCTCCCGCGCCCGCAGCGCCAGACACGGCCGCCCCCGGCGCTCCGAATGGAGCGAGTGTGCAGCGCTCCGGGAACACCTACACGCTCAGAACGGAGGTTGGCGAGGTGCGCCTGAACGCCAGCGTTCTGGATGGCAACGGACGCGCCGTGCAGACGCTGCCGCGGGACGCCTTTCAGGTATATGAAGATGGTGTGCCGCAGACTATCGCCAGCTTTCGGCATGAGGATCTTCCTGTTTCGCTGGGCATCCTGATCGATGCCTCCGGGTCCATGTATGACAAGCGTGCTGCGGTGGGCAAAGCCTCTTTGGACCTGGTTCGACTTTCGAATCCGCAGGATGAGGCCTTCCTTGTGGACTTCGCCTTTGATCCCTACATCGATGCGGACTTTACGCATGACATCAAGAAGCTGGAGCAGGGCCTGAGCTTTGTGAAAGCCAGCGGCGGCACCGCCTTGTACGACGCAGTCGTGGCCTCAGCAGACTACCTTTCGCGCAACGCCAAACAGCCTAAGCAGGTGCTACTGCTGATTACCGACGGAGATGACAACGCCTCGTCTTCCACGCTGGAGGAGACGATCCGCCGCGTGCAGGAACTGGATGGTCCAACGATCTACTGTGTGGGCCTGCTCTTCGGGCCGGATGAGGACAAGCGCGAGAGCCGCCACGCCAGACGCGTGCTGGAGACACTGGCAGAGCAGACGGGCGGCGTGGCCTACTTCCCGCGCAAGCTGGAAGAGGTGGATGCGATCGCATCGCAGGTGGCTTCCGACATTCGGCAGCAGTACACCATCTCCTATTCGTCGACCAAGCCGGCGCGGCTTGGAGGCTACCGCGCAGTGCACGTTGCGGTGCAGGGTAAGGGCTACAACAAACTGACGGTTCGCACGCGTAGCGGCTACTTCCCCAAGGGGTCCGCGCCGGTGGGTGCGGCGCCTGCGGCTGGATTTAAGCAGTAG
- a CDS encoding DUF1015 domain-containing protein produces MRIYPFRALRYNTAKVKLSDVVTQPYDKISPAMQEAYYAQSPYNLIRVILGKRNPADTDAENVYTRAAKSLQDWRREAVLIEEREPALYGYAQKYTVPGTTEVRERRGLICLGHLYDYAEQVVYRHEQTLAKPKSDRLSLFKATRTYCEQIYMLYSDPSFTVEKLVFGNTTGQAATPADETVTDEYGVVHSVWKVTDPHILNLIVGALSDKKLIIADGHHRYETSTAYARERAAELGVPDTTRQSGKSEKQVGDFDESPSNDADMTVGPQLPVPPFPEAAMMMTLVNTDAPGITILPTHRIVYGLKDFSSAAFLDKASEFFEVSKVEAKSVEGKSDAEGVEAASERMAPLAGTKGVAFLAVMKDGTFLLQAKADAIDAALQHVAPRQRPMDVVQLHALVLEQLLELTPESIRQQENLRYLRSAEDAAAQVARGEADIAFLIKPVTLDQMKEVSLGGEVMPQKSTDFYPKLLSGLAFYALD; encoded by the coding sequence ATGCGTATCTACCCGTTCCGCGCTCTCCGTTACAACACGGCCAAGGTCAAGCTCAGCGATGTCGTCACCCAGCCGTACGACAAGATCTCGCCGGCGATGCAGGAGGCTTACTACGCGCAGAGCCCCTACAACCTGATCCGTGTCATCCTCGGCAAGCGCAACCCCGCCGACACTGATGCGGAAAATGTCTACACGCGCGCTGCAAAGTCTTTGCAGGACTGGCGCCGCGAGGCAGTCCTTATTGAAGAGCGCGAGCCTGCCCTCTACGGCTACGCCCAGAAATACACCGTCCCCGGCACCACCGAAGTGCGCGAGCGCCGCGGCCTCATCTGCCTGGGCCACCTGTATGACTACGCGGAACAGGTCGTCTACCGGCACGAACAGACGCTCGCCAAGCCCAAGTCCGACCGCCTCTCCCTCTTCAAGGCCACCCGCACCTATTGCGAACAGATCTACATGCTCTACAGCGATCCGTCGTTCACGGTCGAGAAGCTCGTCTTCGGCAACACCACCGGCCAGGCCGCCACACCAGCCGATGAGACCGTCACCGACGAGTACGGCGTCGTCCACTCTGTCTGGAAGGTCACCGATCCGCACATCCTGAACCTCATCGTCGGCGCGCTCAGCGACAAGAAGCTCATCATCGCGGACGGCCACCACCGCTACGAGACCTCCACCGCCTACGCCCGCGAACGCGCCGCAGAACTCGGTGTGCCGGACACCACGCGCCAGAGCGGCAAGTCCGAAAAGCAGGTCGGCGACTTTGACGAATCACCCTCGAACGACGCGGACATGACTGTCGGTCCGCAGCTCCCCGTGCCGCCCTTCCCTGAGGCCGCCATGATGATGACGCTCGTTAACACCGACGCACCCGGCATCACCATCCTTCCTACCCACCGCATCGTCTACGGCCTCAAAGATTTCTCCTCCGCAGCCTTCCTCGACAAAGCCTCCGAGTTCTTCGAAGTCAGCAAGGTCGAAGCGAAGTCCGTCGAAGGCAAGTCCGATGCCGAGGGCGTCGAAGCCGCCTCGGAACGCATGGCCCCGCTCGCAGGGACCAAAGGCGTCGCGTTCCTCGCTGTCATGAAGGACGGAACCTTCCTGCTGCAGGCCAAGGCCGACGCGATCGACGCCGCACTCCAGCACGTCGCCCCGCGCCAGCGCCCCATGGACGTCGTGCAGCTCCACGCCCTCGTCCTCGAGCAGCTCCTCGAACTAACCCCCGAGAGCATCCGCCAGCAGGAAAACCTCCGGTACCTCCGCTCCGCAGAAGACGCAGCAGCCCAGGTCGCACGAGGCGAAGCCGACATCGCCTTCCTCATCAAACCGGTAACACTCGACCAGATGAAGGAAGTCTCGCTCGGCGGAGAAGTCATGCCGCAGAAGTCCACTGACTTCTACCCAAAACTCCTCAGCGGCCTCGCCTTCTACGCACTCGACTAA